Proteins from a genomic interval of Danio rerio strain Tuebingen ecotype United States chromosome 4, GRCz12tu, whole genome shotgun sequence:
- the elapor2b gene encoding endosome/lysosome-associated apoptosis and autophagy regulator family member 2 isoform X1 — MEKRALWSSCYIVRFVTLFLCARASGNLPQCKETDYYFEYTECDSTGSRWRVAIPHRQESCTGLPEPVRGTDCTFSCEAGEFLEMSSQQCISCAAGSYSLGSGVRFDQWDSIPAGFSSLATYMDSGGSGDESMTCNNSSWTAQGTHLESNRDDCTVSLVYAVHLMKQGSVSFDYQYVDSNVFFEFFIQNDQCQEMDQQGSEKWIKLTTSGEWGTHTVNLKSGTNILYWRTTGMLLGGKPVKPVLLKNIQIEGVAYTSECFPCRPGTFSKTPGSSSCDLCSRNTYSGKGASSCTHCTESQYSQEGWSQCKERPPCSEKDYFQIHTACDSEGKTQILYRWVEPQVCLENVTGAVKLPPSGEKEDCPPCNPGFYMHNSSTCLPCPQGTYSDGTTECQRCPGGTEPSLGYEYKWWNVLPRNMKTSCFNVGNSKCDEMNGWEVAGDHIRSGVGGSDNDYLILNLRVPGFKLPTSVDDASATEFGRITFIFETNCSADCELYFMIDVNRKSTNVVESWVGNIVRRAYTHIMTKNASVSYTWAFQRTNKATDVRQYVNDIAKIYSITVTNAMDGSASGCHACAMMSQQDGSSCVPCPAGHFINKDTNQCQECPPNTFLYGHHIYGHEACQPCGPGSKSNKEHSVCFNDCTFSHMDQNRTLNYDLSALSSVGSIMNGPSFTSKGTKYYHQFNISLCGAEGRKVAVCTDNVTDMSSKDLQNESADLNNFVETFVCQSTIIPADGRGFRSALSSQSISLADTFLGASVESSLDGVTVNSDLFLKSSQKVPDINFFYRSPQPTASCLNGRSTVVTLHCSPEKSARGELTVPIKCPAGTCNGCEFHFLWESSSACPLCTEADYHSIEGACKGGQQDTLYVWNEPKLCTKGVALPNKSSAHCEVVSLWVKAGIGGGAFMAVLLVSLTCYFWKKNKRLEYKYSRLVMSANKDCELPAADSCALAEGEGEENEDDVVYSNTPSLLGKLKAIASKVSDLADGDNSESVQLKSSQSERWVWG, encoded by the exons ATGGAGAAGAGGGCGCTTTGGTCATCCTGTTATATTGTGCGCTTTGTAACGCTTTTCCTCTGCGCACGAGCCTCAGGAAACCTGCCACAGTGTAAAGAG ACAGACTACTACTTTGAGTACACAGAGTGTGACAGCACAGGCTCCAGATGGAGAGTCGCCATTCCTCACAGACAGGAGAGCTGCACGGGCCTACCAGAGCCGGTCAGAGGCACAGACTGCA CTTTTTCATGTGAAGCGGGAGAGTTTTTAGAGATGTCCTCTCAGCAGTGCATATCCTGTGCGGCTGGCTCTTATTCGCTGGGCAGCGGTGTGCGTTTCGACCAATGGGACTCAATTCCTGCGGGATTCAGCAGTCTGGCCACATACATGGACTCAGGAGGGTCAGGGGACGAATCAATGACCTGCAACAA TTCCTCATGGACAGCTCAGGGAACTCACTTGGAGTCCAACCGTGACGACTGCACAGTATCTCTAGTGTACGCGGTGCATCTCATGAAGCAGGGCTCCGTCTCCTTTGACTATCAATACGTCGACAGCAACGTCTTCTTTGAATTCTTT ATTCAGAACGACCAGTGTCAGGAGATGGACCAGCAAGGGAGCGAGAAATGGATCAAACTCACCACAAGTGGAGAGTGGGGAACCCATACG GTCAACTTAAAGTCAGGAACTAATATTTTATACTGGAGAACCACAGGAATGCTCTTGGGTGGGAAACCAGTGAAGCCGGTCCTTTTGAAGAACATCCAGATTGAAG GTGTGGCGTACACGTCAGAGTGTTTTCCATGCAGGCCGGGCACCTTCAGTAAAACTCCAGGCTCCTCCTCGTGCGACCTTTGCTCCAGGAATACTTATTCTGGAAAGGGAGCCAGTTCATGTACACACTGCACCGAGTCACAATATTCAC AGGAGGGATGGTCGCAGTGTAAAGAAAGGCCTCCTTGTTCAGAGAAAGACTATTTTCAAATCCACACAGCCTGTGATAGTGAAGGCAAG ACCCAGATACTGTACAGGTGGGTGGAGCCTCAGGTGTGTTTGGAGAATGTGACCGGTGCTGTGAAACTGCCCCCTTCTGGAGAGAAAGAGGACTGTCCACCCTGTAATCCAGGCTTCTACATGCACAACTCTTCCACCTGTTTACCTTGCCCTCAAGGGACCTATTCTGATGGCACCACAG AATGTCAAAGATGTCCTGGTGGAACCGAACCGTCTTTAGGATATGAATACAAGTGGTGGAACGTCCTGCCGAGGAACATGAAAACATCGTGTTTTAATGTGGGCAATTCCAAATGTGATGAAATGAATG GTTGGGAGGTGGCTGGTGACCACATTCGCAGTGGAGTGGGTGGCTCAGATAATGATTACCTCATCTTAAATCTACGAGTGCCTGGATTCAA ACTTCCAACTTCTGTCGACGATGCTTCAGCTACTGAATTCGGCCGGATCACGTTTATCTTCGAGACCAACTGCAGCGCAGACTGCGAACTCTATTTTATGATA GATGTAAACAGGAAGAGCACAAACGTTGTGGAATCATGGGTAGGAAATATAGTCAGACGAGCGTACACCCACATCATGACTAAAAATGCTTCGGTTTCCTACACATGGGCTTTCCAACGTACCAACAAAGCCACTGAT GTGCGTCAGTATGTGAATGACATCGCAAAGATCTACTCGATCACGGTGACTAATGCGATGGATGGTTCAGCGTCTGGTTGCCATGCTTGTGCAATGATGAGTCAGCAGGACGGCTCTTCCTGCGTCCCCTGTCCTGCTGGACACTTCATCAACAAAGACACCAACCAGTGCCAGGAGTGCCCGCCAAACACATTCCTCTACGGGCATCACATTTACGGGCACGAGGCCTGTCAGCCATGTGGTCCTGGAAGCAAGAGCAATAAG GAGCACTCTGTGTGTTTTAATGACTGCACCTTCTCACACATGGATCAGAACCGAACGTTGAACTATGACTTGAGTGCCTTAAGTTCAGTTGGATCAATCATGAATGGGCCTAGTTTCACCTCCAAGGGAACTAAATATTACCACCAATTTAATATCAGTCTGTGTGGGGCTGAG GGGAGGAAGGTGGCAGTGTGCACTGATAACGTCACAGATATGTCCAGCAAGGACCTTCAGAATGAATCCGCTGACCTCAACAATTTTGTCGAGACTTTTGTGTGCCAATCGACCATCATCCCTGCAGATGGACGCGGCTTCAGATCAGCACTGTCATCTCAGTCCATCAGCCTGGCTGACACTTTTCTCG GAGCGTCTGTTGAAAGCAGTCTGGATGGGGTCACTGTAAACTCAGACCTCTTCCTCAAGTCTTCGCAGAAAGTTCCAGATATCAACTTCTTCTATCG ctCACCGCAGCCCACAGCATCTTGTCTGAATGGCCGTAGCACAGTCGTGACTCTGCACTGTAGTCCTGAAAAAAGTGCACGTGGAGAGCTCACTGTGCCAAT CAAGTGCCCAGCAGGTACGTGCAATGGTTGTGAGTTTCACTTCCTCTGGGAAAGCTCTAGTGCTTGTCCGCTTTGCACAGAAGCTGACTACCACTCAATAGAAGGAGCGTGCAAAGGAGGACAGCAG GACACACTGTATGTCTGGAACGAACCAAAACTCTGCACTAAGGGAGTAGCGCTGCCAAACAAAAGCTCCGCCCACTGCGAGGTGGTCAGCCTATGGGTCAAGGCCGGTATTGGAGGCGGAGCCTTCATGGCTGTCCTCTTAGTTTCTCTTACATGCTATTTCTGGAAAAAGAACaagag GCTTGAATATAAATACTCCAGACTAGTGATGTCCGCCAATAAGGACTGTGAGTTGCCAGCAGCAGACAGCTGTGCACTAGCAGAAGGAGAAGGGGAGGAGAACGAGGATGATGTGGTTTACTCAAATACGCCTTCGTTACTGGGTAAACTGAAAGCCATCGCGAGCAAGGTCAGTGACTTG GCAGATGGAGATAACAGTGAGTCAGTGCAGCTGAAGTCATCTCAGTCAGAGCGGTGGGTTTGGGGATAA
- the elapor2b gene encoding endosome/lysosome-associated apoptosis and autophagy regulator family member 2 precursor produces the protein MEKRALWSSCYIVRFVTLFLCARASGNLPQCKETDYYFEYTECDSTGSRWRVAIPHRQESCTGLPEPVRGTDCTFSCEAGEFLEMSSQQCISCAAGSYSLGSGVRFDQWDSIPAGFSSLATYMDSGGSGDESMTCNNSSWTAQGTHLESNRDDCTVSLVYAVHLMKQGSVSFDYQYVDSNVFFEFFIQNDQCQEMDQQGSEKWIKLTTSGEWGTHTVNLKSGTNILYWRTTGMLLGGKPVKPVLLKNIQIEGVAYTSECFPCRPGTFSKTPGSSSCDLCSRNTYSGKGASSCTHCTESQYSQEGWSQCKERPPCSEKDYFQIHTACDSEGKTQILYRWVEPQVCLENVTGAVKLPPSGEKEDCPPCNPGFYMHNSSTCLPCPQGTYSDGTTECQRCPGGTEPSLGYEYKWWNVLPRNMKTSCFNVGNSKCDEMNGWEVAGDHIRSGVGGSDNDYLILNLRVPGFKLPTSVDDASATEFGRITFIFETNCSADCELYFMIDVNRKSTNVVESWVGNIVRRAYTHIMTKNASVSYTWAFQRTNKATDVRQYVNDIAKIYSITVTNAMDGSASGCHACAMMSQQDGSSCVPCPAGHFINKDTNQCQECPPNTFLYGHHIYGHEACQPCGPGSKSNKEHSVCFNDCTFSHMDQNRTLNYDLSALSSVGSIMNGPSFTSKGTKYYHQFNISLCGAEGRKVAVCTDNVTDMSSKDLQNESADLNNFVETFVCQSTIIPADGRGFRSALSSQSISLADTFLGASVESSLDGVTVNSDLFLKSSQKVPDINFFYRSPQPTASCLNGRSTVVTLHCSPEKSARGELTVPIKCPAGTCNGCEFHFLWESSSACPLCTEADYHSIEGACKGGQQDTLYVWNEPKLCTKGVALPNKSSAHCEVVSLWVKAGIGGGAFMAVLLVSLTCYFWKKNKRLEYKYSRLVMSANKDCELPAADSCALAEGEGEENEDDVVYSNTPSLLGKLKAIASKADGDNSESVQLKSSQSERWVWG, from the exons ATGGAGAAGAGGGCGCTTTGGTCATCCTGTTATATTGTGCGCTTTGTAACGCTTTTCCTCTGCGCACGAGCCTCAGGAAACCTGCCACAGTGTAAAGAG ACAGACTACTACTTTGAGTACACAGAGTGTGACAGCACAGGCTCCAGATGGAGAGTCGCCATTCCTCACAGACAGGAGAGCTGCACGGGCCTACCAGAGCCGGTCAGAGGCACAGACTGCA CTTTTTCATGTGAAGCGGGAGAGTTTTTAGAGATGTCCTCTCAGCAGTGCATATCCTGTGCGGCTGGCTCTTATTCGCTGGGCAGCGGTGTGCGTTTCGACCAATGGGACTCAATTCCTGCGGGATTCAGCAGTCTGGCCACATACATGGACTCAGGAGGGTCAGGGGACGAATCAATGACCTGCAACAA TTCCTCATGGACAGCTCAGGGAACTCACTTGGAGTCCAACCGTGACGACTGCACAGTATCTCTAGTGTACGCGGTGCATCTCATGAAGCAGGGCTCCGTCTCCTTTGACTATCAATACGTCGACAGCAACGTCTTCTTTGAATTCTTT ATTCAGAACGACCAGTGTCAGGAGATGGACCAGCAAGGGAGCGAGAAATGGATCAAACTCACCACAAGTGGAGAGTGGGGAACCCATACG GTCAACTTAAAGTCAGGAACTAATATTTTATACTGGAGAACCACAGGAATGCTCTTGGGTGGGAAACCAGTGAAGCCGGTCCTTTTGAAGAACATCCAGATTGAAG GTGTGGCGTACACGTCAGAGTGTTTTCCATGCAGGCCGGGCACCTTCAGTAAAACTCCAGGCTCCTCCTCGTGCGACCTTTGCTCCAGGAATACTTATTCTGGAAAGGGAGCCAGTTCATGTACACACTGCACCGAGTCACAATATTCAC AGGAGGGATGGTCGCAGTGTAAAGAAAGGCCTCCTTGTTCAGAGAAAGACTATTTTCAAATCCACACAGCCTGTGATAGTGAAGGCAAG ACCCAGATACTGTACAGGTGGGTGGAGCCTCAGGTGTGTTTGGAGAATGTGACCGGTGCTGTGAAACTGCCCCCTTCTGGAGAGAAAGAGGACTGTCCACCCTGTAATCCAGGCTTCTACATGCACAACTCTTCCACCTGTTTACCTTGCCCTCAAGGGACCTATTCTGATGGCACCACAG AATGTCAAAGATGTCCTGGTGGAACCGAACCGTCTTTAGGATATGAATACAAGTGGTGGAACGTCCTGCCGAGGAACATGAAAACATCGTGTTTTAATGTGGGCAATTCCAAATGTGATGAAATGAATG GTTGGGAGGTGGCTGGTGACCACATTCGCAGTGGAGTGGGTGGCTCAGATAATGATTACCTCATCTTAAATCTACGAGTGCCTGGATTCAA ACTTCCAACTTCTGTCGACGATGCTTCAGCTACTGAATTCGGCCGGATCACGTTTATCTTCGAGACCAACTGCAGCGCAGACTGCGAACTCTATTTTATGATA GATGTAAACAGGAAGAGCACAAACGTTGTGGAATCATGGGTAGGAAATATAGTCAGACGAGCGTACACCCACATCATGACTAAAAATGCTTCGGTTTCCTACACATGGGCTTTCCAACGTACCAACAAAGCCACTGAT GTGCGTCAGTATGTGAATGACATCGCAAAGATCTACTCGATCACGGTGACTAATGCGATGGATGGTTCAGCGTCTGGTTGCCATGCTTGTGCAATGATGAGTCAGCAGGACGGCTCTTCCTGCGTCCCCTGTCCTGCTGGACACTTCATCAACAAAGACACCAACCAGTGCCAGGAGTGCCCGCCAAACACATTCCTCTACGGGCATCACATTTACGGGCACGAGGCCTGTCAGCCATGTGGTCCTGGAAGCAAGAGCAATAAG GAGCACTCTGTGTGTTTTAATGACTGCACCTTCTCACACATGGATCAGAACCGAACGTTGAACTATGACTTGAGTGCCTTAAGTTCAGTTGGATCAATCATGAATGGGCCTAGTTTCACCTCCAAGGGAACTAAATATTACCACCAATTTAATATCAGTCTGTGTGGGGCTGAG GGGAGGAAGGTGGCAGTGTGCACTGATAACGTCACAGATATGTCCAGCAAGGACCTTCAGAATGAATCCGCTGACCTCAACAATTTTGTCGAGACTTTTGTGTGCCAATCGACCATCATCCCTGCAGATGGACGCGGCTTCAGATCAGCACTGTCATCTCAGTCCATCAGCCTGGCTGACACTTTTCTCG GAGCGTCTGTTGAAAGCAGTCTGGATGGGGTCACTGTAAACTCAGACCTCTTCCTCAAGTCTTCGCAGAAAGTTCCAGATATCAACTTCTTCTATCG ctCACCGCAGCCCACAGCATCTTGTCTGAATGGCCGTAGCACAGTCGTGACTCTGCACTGTAGTCCTGAAAAAAGTGCACGTGGAGAGCTCACTGTGCCAAT CAAGTGCCCAGCAGGTACGTGCAATGGTTGTGAGTTTCACTTCCTCTGGGAAAGCTCTAGTGCTTGTCCGCTTTGCACAGAAGCTGACTACCACTCAATAGAAGGAGCGTGCAAAGGAGGACAGCAG GACACACTGTATGTCTGGAACGAACCAAAACTCTGCACTAAGGGAGTAGCGCTGCCAAACAAAAGCTCCGCCCACTGCGAGGTGGTCAGCCTATGGGTCAAGGCCGGTATTGGAGGCGGAGCCTTCATGGCTGTCCTCTTAGTTTCTCTTACATGCTATTTCTGGAAAAAGAACaagag GCTTGAATATAAATACTCCAGACTAGTGATGTCCGCCAATAAGGACTGTGAGTTGCCAGCAGCAGACAGCTGTGCACTAGCAGAAGGAGAAGGGGAGGAGAACGAGGATGATGTGGTTTACTCAAATACGCCTTCGTTACTGGGTAAACTGAAAGCCATCGCGAGCAAG GCAGATGGAGATAACAGTGAGTCAGTGCAGCTGAAGTCATCTCAGTCAGAGCGGTGGGTTTGGGGATAA